In one window of Gammaproteobacteria bacterium DNA:
- the tuf gene encoding elongation factor Tu (EF-Tu; promotes GTP-dependent binding of aminoacyl-tRNA to the A-site of ribosomes during protein biosynthesis; when the tRNA anticodon matches the mRNA codon, GTP hydrolysis results; the inactive EF-Tu-GDP leaves the ribosome and release of GDP is promoted by elongation factor Ts; many prokaryotes have two copies of the gene encoding EF-Tu): EMVMPGDNVNMAVELIAPIAMEDGLRFAIREGGRTVGAGVVAKILQ, from the coding sequence GGAAATGGTGATGCCGGGCGACAACGTGAACATGGCGGTGGAGCTGATTGCTCCGATCGCGATGGAAGACGGCCTGCGCTTCGCGATTCGCGAAGGCGGCCGTACCGTTGGCGCCGGCGTCGTCGCCAAGATCCTGCAGTAG